A section of the Primulina eburnea isolate SZY01 chromosome 1, ASM2296580v1, whole genome shotgun sequence genome encodes:
- the LOC140835909 gene encoding KH domain-containing protein At2g38610-like: MNAPHQCKPPILQLTISQKLKKEPLNLLFFSLGFLFSQFKPSLIFFFFFPFLGTLVASRSTISFFLTVMSSLYHQNLNFSPARRIPSPLLRTNSDVDNQYLTELLAERQKLGPFMQVVPICSRLLDQEILKVSGRFSNQGFSDYDNLQRGSPSQGTSLDLMPGIGGKGIGSWNGNGWSGIQNERLSRPQDMTIDWQSAPGSPSSFTVKRILRLDIPVERYPNFNFVGRLLGPRGNSLKRVEASTGCRVFIRGKGSIKDPDKEESLRGRPGYEHLNDPLHILIEAELPANIADMRLKQAKEIIEELLKPVDESQDMYKRQQLRELAMLNNIREESPQPTGSVSPFNSGGLKRPKTGW, from the exons ATGAATGCCCCACACCAATGCAAGCCTCCAATTCTCCAACTCACAATTTCGCAAAAACTGAAAAAAGAGCCACTCAATTTACTGTTTTTCTCCCTAGGGTTTTTGTTTTCCCAGTTCAAAccttctctcattttcttttttttttttcccttccTCGGTACACTTGTTGCATCTCGCTCCACCATTTCATTTTTCCTTACCGTCATGTCCAGTTTGTACCATCAAAACTTGAACTTTTCACCTGCTCGAAGAATCCCTTCTCCGCTTCTAAGGACCAATTCTGATGTTGACAA CCAATACTTGACAGAGCTTCTTGCAGAAAGGCAGAAGCTTGGACCTTTTATGCAAGTAGTTCCTATATGCAGTCGACTCCTGGATCAAG AAATTTTAAAAGTATCTGGAAGATTCTCCAACCAAGGGTTCAGTGACTATGACAATCTACAGCGTGGTAGCCCGAGTCAGGGAACCTCTTTGGATTTGATGCCGGGTATTGGTGGAAAAGGTATTGGTAGCTGGAATGGAAATGGCTGGAGCGGCATTCAGAATGAG AGATTAAGTAGACCACAGGATATGACCATAGACTGGCAATCAGCGCCCGGAAGTCCGAGTTCTTTCACCGTGAAGAGGATATTACGCTTAGACATACCAGTCGAAAGATATCCAAAT TTCAACTTTGTTGGAAGACTTTTAGGTCCTCGAGGCAATTCTCTTAAGCGTGTAGAAGCTTCTACTGGTTGCCGCGTCTTTATCAGGGGAAAAGGTTCGATAAAGGATCCTGACAAG GAGGAGAGCCTGAGAGGTAGGCCGGGATATGAACACTTGAATGATCcattacatattttaattgaggCAGAATTGCCTGCCAATATTGCTGATATGCGGTTGAAACAAGCAAAAGAGATTATTGAAGAGCTGCTCAAACCAGTG GACGAGTCTCAGGATATGTACAAGAGACAACAGCTTAGAGAACTTGCCATGCTGAACAACATCAGAGAAGAGAGCCCCCAACCAACGGGGAGTGTATCTCCCTTCAATTCTGGTGGACTGAAGCGTCCCAAAACTGGCTGGTAA
- the LOC140835916 gene encoding LOW QUALITY PROTEIN: probable LRR receptor-like serine/threonine-protein kinase At1g06840 (The sequence of the model RefSeq protein was modified relative to this genomic sequence to represent the inferred CDS: inserted 1 base in 1 codon) — protein MANLGMSQLASARIGLSVALCLSLFLIAHSQLTDPKEVNALRSIKNSLIDRGKLDSWKRGDPCTSNWSGINCYDTKLEDGYFHVKELFLLNLNLSGSLAPELGLLSNLTILDLMWNNLTGSIPKEIGNISTLQLLLLNGNQLXGSLPHELGNLSNLDRIQIDQNQISGEIPLSFANLSKARHFHMNNNLLSGQIPPDLYRLPILIHLLLDNNNLSGYLPPQLSETPRLKIIQLDNNNFEGSTIPATYGNMSHLLKLSLRNCSLQGPIPDWSNLPDIAYIDLSWNQLNDSIPPGALSENITTIDLSNNKLNGTIPASFSRLPLLQKLSLANNSLSGSVPSTIWQNRILNKTERLLLDFAFNEFSNISGTLFVPQNVSIGLQGNPACSSSNLSQFCGGHDVDFSNTSGFGNVKICDPQSCPPPYEYAPVSLTNSCFCAGPLYVGYRLKSPGFSDFLPYAKAFEVYLSSGLGLNIYQLDFDSLAWQKGPRLRMYLKIFPLNINNSVRLFNRTEILRIRGLFGGWMIPDNEVFGPFELLNFTLSDLYPNEFPSSSSGTSKGALVGIILGTIAGTITLTALVALLLVRRYLKRMHASSKRRLLARISKKIDGVKDFTYAEMALATNNFNSSSQVGEGGYGKVYRGVLADETVVAIKRAQEGSLQGEKEFLTEIDLLSRLHHRNLVSLVGYCDEEGEQMLVYEFMSSGTLRDHLSGKSKVPLNFATRVRIALASARGILYLHAEANPPIFHRDIKSSNILLDSKLIAKVADFGLSRLAPLPELEGAMPDHVSTVVKGTPGYLDPEYFLTQKLTDKSDVYSLGVVFFELLTGMHPIFHGKNIVREVNVAYNSGVIFSVIDERMGSYPSECVEKFVNLALNCCRDDPDARPSMAKVVRELENIWYMMPESDTKITESLVTDPGKFETPASSASSSKVPFFSQDVSGNELVSGVFPTVIPR, from the exons ATGGCGAATCTTGGGATGTCCCAGTTAGCTTCTGCAAGGATTGGATTGAGTGTAGCTTTGTGTTTGTCTTTGTTTCTTATTGCTCACAGCCAATTAACGGATCCAAAAGAAG TGAATGCATTGCGATCCATCAAGAATAGTTTGATTGATCGTGGAAAACTCGATAGCTGGAAGCGCGGGGATCCATGTACTTCTAATTGGAGTGGGATCAACTGCTATGATACGAAATTGGAGGATGGTTATTTTCATGTTAAAGAACT GTTCTTATTAAATTTGAATCTATCGGGAAGTTTAGCACCAGAACTTGGACTTTTATCTAATTTGACGATACT AGATTTAATGTGGAACAACTTAACTGGTTCCATACCAAAGGAGATAGGCAACATATCAACATTACAACTTTT GCTTCTGAATGGCAATCAAC CAGGTTCCTTACCACATGAGCTTGGTAACCTTTCAAACTTGGATAGGATACAAATTGATCAAAATCAGATTTCAGGAGAGATACCACTTTCATTTGCTAACTTGAGCAAAGCAAGACACTT CCATATGAATAATAATTTACTCAGCGGACAAATTCCCCCAGATTTGTATCGACTTCCCATACTTATTCACTT GTTGCTCGATAATAACAATTTATCAGGATATCTTCCACCTCAATTGTCTGAAACACCACGTCTGAAGATCAT CCAGCTCGATAATAACAACTTTGAAGGAAGTACGATACCTGCTACATACGGCAACATGTCTCATCTGTTGAAGTT GAGTCTAAGGAACTGCAGTTTGCAAGGACCTATTCCTGATTGGAGCAATTTGCCTGATATTGCTTACAT AGATTTGAGCTGGAACCAGCTTAATGATTCTATACCACCAGGTGCTCTATCTGAAAATATCACAACCAT TGATCTCTCGAACAATAAGCTGAATGGAACCATTCCTGCCAGCTTTTCAAGGCTTCCTCTTCTACAGAAATT GTCACTTGCAAATAATTCCCTGAGTGGTTCTGTTCCATCAACCATCTGGCAAAATCGAATTTTAAACAAGACTGAGAGACTTCTTCT GGATTTTGCGTTCAACGAGTTTTCAAATATTTCGGGCACTCTTTTCGTCCCTCAAAATGTTTCCATCGG GCTTCAAGGAAATCCCGCATGCTCAAGTAGCAACCTGAGTCAATTTTGTGGGGGTCATGATGTAGATTTCAGCAATACCTCGGGCTttggaaatgtcaaaatttgTGATCCTCAATCATGCCCACCTCCATATGAGTATGCGCCAGTATCTCTTACCAACAGTTGCTTTTGTGCTGGTCCATTATATGTTGGATATCGATTGAAGAGTCCTGGGTTCTCAGATTTTCTTCCATATGCCAAAGCATTTGAGGTCTACCTAAGTTCCGGGCTTGGGTTGAATATCTATCAGCTTGATTTCGATTCCCTTGCATGGCAAAAGGGTCCTCGTCTCAGAATGTACCTAAAGATTTTTCCGTTGAATATCAACAACAGTGTTCGGTTATTTAACAGGACCGAAATCCTACGTATTCGTGGATTGTTTGGTGGATGGATGATTCCTGATAATGAAGTGTTTGGACCTTTTGAGCTTCTCAATTTCACTCTTTCTGATCTTTATCCAAATG AGTTTCCCTCATCATCATCCGGCACAAGCAAGGGTGCATTAGTAGGCATTATACTTGGGACAATAGCGGGTACAATTACTCTAACAGCACTCGTGGCACTCCTTCTCGTAAGGCGGTACTTAAAGAGAATGCACGCATCTTCGAAGAGACGCTTAC TTGCTAGGATCTCCAAAAAAATTGACGGCGTGAAAGATTTCACTTACGCAGAAATGGCATTGGCAACAAATAATTTTAATAGCTCGAGCCAGGTCGGAGAGGGAGGTTATGGAAAAGTTTATagaggtgttcttgctgatgAAACAGTAGTGGCAATAAAGCGTGCTCAGGAGGGATCGCTACAGGGTGAAAAGGAGTTTCTGACAGAAATAGACCTATTGTCCAGGTTGCATCATAGGAACCTGGTATCATTGGTTGGATATTGTGATGAAGAAGGTGAACAG ATGCTGGTTTATGAGTTCATGAGTAGTGGCACCTTGAGGGACCACCTATCTG GTAAGTCTAAAGTGCCTCTGAACTTTGCCACGAGAGTGAGAATTGCCTTAGCTTCGGCCAGAGGCATTCTTTACCTTCATGCAGAAGCCAACCCTCCAATATTTCATCGGGATATCAAGTCGAGCAACATATTATTAGACTCTAAGCTTATTGCCAAGGTTGCTGATTTTGGATTATCTCGACTAGCTCCATTACCGGAGCTTGAAGGAGCCATGCCTGATCATGTCTCTACAGTAGTCAAAGGGACACCA GGATACCTTGATCCAGAATATTTTCTTACTCAAAAATTGACTGACAAAAGTGATGTTTATAGCCTCGGGGTAGTCTTTTTTGAGCTCTTAACTGGGATGCATCCAATATTTCATGGCAAAAACATCGTCAGGGAG GTCAACGTCGCATATAATTCGGGCGTGATATTCTCTGTCATTGATGAACGGATGGGATCTTATCCTTCCGAGTGCGTGGAGAAGTTCGTGAATCTGGCTCTAAATTGTTGCCGGGATGACCCTGATGCCCGACCGTCCATGGCGAAAGTGGTCAGAGAACTTGAGAACATATGGTATATGATGCCCGAATCTGACACCAAGATAACAGAATCCTTAGTCACTGATCCTGGAAAGTTCGAGACTCCGGCTTCTTCAGCTTCTTCCTCGAAAGTTCCTTTCTTCTCACAAGATGTCTCAGGTAACGAGCTTGTCAGCGGCGTCTTCCCCACCGTTATCCCGAGGTGA
- the LOC140813405 gene encoding uncharacterized protein isoform X2, giving the protein MESSSAPPSLIVLEVNSMCCRTYKKKLKEELWKLDGVCSVSVDLENDRVSVKGRSVDSNLLVKTIEKTGKYAEIIHFSRSSKSNDYEKSKTGKCSHDTENRARQHRNPCHNGHRFEKDEEEHKCEPYVPQEIDGRICRDFWCKQHKQRAIFHDKVPASASTGMFGHPFHNSDAPFHFSNNPWEHYGRHTGYNRRPPLPHGFGSGGYMPGFYDYGF; this is encoded by the exons ATGGAAAGCTCCAGTGCACCTCCGAGC CTTATTGTTCTGGAAGTGAACAGCATGTGTTGCAGAACATATAAGAAGAAACTGAAGGAAGAGTTGTGGAAACTTGATG GGGTTTGTTCAGTCTCCGTAGATCTAGAAAACGATCGTGTTTCGGTGAAAGGCAGATCAGttgattcaaatttattagtTAAAACAATTGAGAAAACAGGGAAATATGCAGAAATCATTCACTTCAGTCGGAGCAGCAAATCAAATGATTACGAAAAATCCAAGACTGGC AAATGCTCGCACGACACCGAAAATCGTGCTCGACAGCACAGAAATCCTTGCCACAACGGCCACAGATTCGAAAAAGACGAAGAAGAGCATAAATGCGAACCCTACGTGCCTCAAGAGATCGACGGGCGAATTTGCAGAGATTTCTGGTGCAAACAGCATAAACAGAGAGCGATTTTTCACGATAAGGTGCCTGCTAGTGCGAGTACAGGAATGTTCGGGCATCCGTTTCACAATTCGGATGCGCCTTTTCATTTCTCCAATAATCCGTGGGAGCATTATGGCCGCCACACCGGATACAACCGGAGGCCGCCGCTGCCGCACGGCTTCGGTTCAGGTGGGTATATGCCTGGGTTTTATGATTATGGGTTTTAA
- the LOC140813405 gene encoding uncharacterized protein isoform X1 — MESSSAPPSLIVLEVNSMCCRTYKKKLKEELWKLDGVCSVSVDLENDRVSVKGRSVDSNLLVKTIEKTGKYAEIIHFSRSSKSNDYEKSKTGKCSHEKSNDYRNETGKCSHDTENRARQHRNPCHNGHRFEKDEEEHKCEPYVPQEIDGRICRDFWCKQHKQRAIFHDKVPASASTGMFGHPFHNSDAPFHFSNNPWEHYGRHTGYNRRPPLPHGFGSGGYMPGFYDYGF, encoded by the exons ATGGAAAGCTCCAGTGCACCTCCGAGC CTTATTGTTCTGGAAGTGAACAGCATGTGTTGCAGAACATATAAGAAGAAACTGAAGGAAGAGTTGTGGAAACTTGATG GGGTTTGTTCAGTCTCCGTAGATCTAGAAAACGATCGTGTTTCGGTGAAAGGCAGATCAGttgattcaaatttattagtTAAAACAATTGAGAAAACAGGGAAATATGCAGAAATCATTCACTTCAGTCGGAGCAGCAAATCAAATGATTACGAAAAATCCAAGACTGGCAAATGCTCGCACGAAAAATCAAATGATTACCGAAACGAGACTGGAAAATGCTCGCACGACACCGAAAATCGTGCTCGACAGCACAGAAATCCTTGCCACAACGGCCACAGATTCGAAAAAGACGAAGAAGAGCATAAATGCGAACCCTACGTGCCTCAAGAGATCGACGGGCGAATTTGCAGAGATTTCTGGTGCAAACAGCATAAACAGAGAGCGATTTTTCACGATAAGGTGCCTGCTAGTGCGAGTACAGGAATGTTCGGGCATCCGTTTCACAATTCGGATGCGCCTTTTCATTTCTCCAATAATCCGTGGGAGCATTATGGCCGCCACACCGGATACAACCGGAGGCCGCCGCTGCCGCACGGCTTCGGTTCAGGTGGGTATATGCCTGGGTTTTATGATTATGGGTTTTAA
- the LOC140835922 gene encoding root phototropism protein 2-like has product MATPITSNSRVSVAMERTGQWVLSQEIPTDVIVEVGEANFSLHKFMLVAKSNHIRKLIIESKEADLTRINLSDIPGGPEIFERTAKFCYGVNFEITVHNVAALRCAADYLQMTDKYCDGNLAGRTEDFLSQVALTSLSGALVVLKSCQKLLPMAEDLKIVQKCVEIVSAKACVEANFPSRSPPNWWTEELTILDISFFQKIIAAMKSRGAKGLTLASAIITYAERSLSDLVRDHSGNGMKSSDPGDSNAKTRQRELLESIVTILPSDKSAFPINFLCCLLRTAIFLKASNSCKNELEKRISVILEHVTVDDLLIVSFTHDGERLFDLESVRKIISGFMEKEKSVAVFNAGDLREVCSTAMQRVAKTIDAYLGEIATYGDLSISKFNGIANLVPKAARKMDDDLYRAVDIYLKAHPQLDEIEREKACSVMDALKLSYEARVHASQNKRLPVQIVLHALYYDQLKLRSGADEHKMPDATTTRNQIQADVSLAKENEALRTELLKMKMYIADMKKPTVGTTSSKGSAKKSTFFSSMSKTLGKLISFKNGSKDTSNIEDGTADFTKPRRRRFSIS; this is encoded by the exons ATGGCTACGCCCATCACAAGTAATAGTAGAGTTTCGGTTGCTATGGAGAGAACTGGGCAGTG GGTATTATCTCAAGAAATCCCTACAGATGTTATTGTTGAGGTTGGGGAAGCCAACTTTTCTCTTCACAAG TTCATGCTTGTAGCTAAGAGCAATCACATACGGAAGTTAATTATTGAATCTAAGGAAGCAGATCTAACAAGAATAAACCTCTCGGACATACCGGGGGGACCTGAAATTTTCGAGAGAACAGCAAAATTTTGCTATGGTGTGAACTTTGAGATCACCGTGCACAACGTGGCAGCCCTGCGATGCGCAGCTGATTATCTTCAAATGACGGATAAGTATTGTGATGGTAATCTTGCTGGGAGGACCGAGGATTTCTTGTCCCAAGTGGCATTAACGAGCTTGTCTGGTGCTCTTGTGGTGCTAAAATCATGTCAAAAGCTTCTACCTATGGCAGAGGACCTCAAAATTGTTCAAAAATGTGTTGAAATCGTCAGTGCCAAG GCTTGCGTTGAGGCAAATTTTCCTAGCCGTTCCCCCCCAAATTGGTGGACCGAGGAGCTAACCATTCTGGACATAAGTTTCTTTCAAAAGATCATAGCAGCAATGAAGTCTAGAGGAGCAAAGGGACTTACTTTAGCCAGTGCTATAATCACATACGCCGAGAGATCACTTAGCGATCTTGTACGCGACCACTCTGGAAATGGCATGAAATCATCTGATCCTGGAGACTCTAATGCTAAAACCCGCCAACGGGAACTCCTTGAATCTATAGTCACCATCTTGCCCTCGGATAAATCTGCATTCCCCATAAATTTCTTGTGCTGTCTCTTAAGAACTGCCATTTTCTTGAAAGCTTCTAATAGCTGCAAAAACGAGCTAGAAAAGAGGATATCAGTTATCCTAGAGCACGTGACAGTGGATGATCTTTTAATTGTCTCATTTACCCATGATGGTGAGAGGCTTTTCGATCTTGAGAGCGTGAGGAAGATCATATCAGGATTCATGGAGAAAGAGAAGAGTGTTGCGGTTTTTAATGCTGGTGATCTTCGAGAAGTTTGTTCAACAGCTATGCAGAGAGTCGCCAAGACTATTGATGCTTATCTTGGGGAGATTGCTACATATGGTGATCTGagtatttcaaaatttaatggGATAGCAAATTTGGTGCCCAAGGCAGCAAGAAAGATGGATGATGATCTTTACCGGGCTGTTGATATTTACTTGAAG GCTCATCCACAGCTAGATGAAATCGAGAGGGAAAAAGCGTGCAGTGTGATGGATGCCCTCAAACTATCCTATGAAGCACGAGTCCATGCATCACAAAACAAGCGCTTGCCGGTCCAAATAGTCCTACATGCACTCTACTATGATCAACTCAAGTTAAGAAGTGGTGCAGATGAACATAAGATGCCGGATGCAACAACCACGAGAAATCAAATACAAGCGGATGTATCACTTGCCAAAGAGAACGAAGCATTGAGAACCGAGTTGCTCAAGATGAAAATGTACATAGCAGATATGAAAAAACCAACTGTAGGGACGACATCATCTAAAGGGAGTGCGAAGAAGAGTACGTTTTTCTCGTCTATGTCGAAGACGCTCGGAAAATTGATCTCATTCAAGAATGGATCGAAGGATACTTCGAATATCGAAGATGGAACAGCTGATTTCACCAAGCCTAGAAGGAGGAGGTTCTCTATTTCTTAG